CAAATGGAAGTGCGCAGAGCATCAACATTCCCGGAGGAGCCATGCGGTACTGGCGGGAACCGGGAGACGGTACCGCGCCCCCGCACGGCGTACCCGTGCCCTACGGCGTGAGTATCGTCCGTGCGGAAGAAGAATTTACGTGGTGGTGGGTGCAACTGCCCTACGAAACCTTTGAGCCGAACAGCAACTTGTACCAGCGCATCTACGGGACCGTCGAAGGCGATCTCCCCTTCCTTGGCTGCGTCAACAGCGCGCCGATCTTCGATCGACCACACGGAACGGTGATGTTCGCCAACGTGATTCCGAAACTTGAGCGCGCTCACACCGGGAAGGGGCGCCGCTGGTCGCTGGAATACAAGTTCGCTTACAGCGCGCTCGGGTGGAACTGGCTTTACTACCCAGACCCGAGTGGCACAAACGCCGGTTGGTTTAATGTAAACAACAAAGAGTACCAGGAAGCTGATGCGCTCGAAGATTACAGGTCGCTCGTCCCCGGAGCGCGCGACCTAAACAAACTCTTCAGCGTTGCTGCGGTTTAGGGTTTCTTCTCGATGGCCTTTTTCTCGACTGTGGCCATGTACTCCCCCATGCCCGTTGAGCTGCCCTTTTTAACCACGTAAACCGTTCCGTCGGCATCGGTGATTTCAGAATCGGTGGTTGGCTGTCCGCGCCCGATAGCCTGCTTTACCGAGATGAAGAACGCGATGCGCGCCCTTCAGTTCAACACGACGCGCATCAACATCTTCCTGGGGCTTGAGGAATTTCTTACCCATCGAATCCCAGCTCTTCACGGTGACCTTCACCGTGGTTTCTTTCTTCTCCTGGCCCGGTGCCTGAGTCATCGTTGCGGACATGAGCGCTCCGAATGCGAGTGCGAAAGCGGCCGCTCGAATTATAGCGCTCATACGCGGTTCCCCAAAGGCGCGCAGGTGGTTCCAACGACACGAGGGTAACCGGGGGCAGAAAACCGGGGAAGTGAAATCGCGGTACGCACCACCGGCCCGACTGAGCACTTCTAACGCTCAGTCGGGCCGGTGGTGCGCACGGGACATTAGCCAACAAAGATTCCGAGGTTCAGCGGGTCGCTCATCGCGACTTCGGACAGTAACTGAAGCGTCACGCCGTCTAAGGTGCGGACCGTGGCCGGGCGCCCTGGGCCGCTGCCCACGATGATATCGGCAAACCCATCACGGTTCGTGTCCCAGACCGCGACCCAGCCGCAGCAGGCCCCGATCCGCCTCCCCCGCCCCTGTCGCGGCGAATGCTCCTCAGCGACCGGTTGCGTTCGATCGCGGCATGCGGACGCCGATGTCGTCGCCGCGCTCGTCCAAGTGGTCGTTGAATAGCTTCCCGCCGTCGTCGGCACCGTTGACGCCGACGCTGTAGAACAGGTAGCCGCCGTTCGCCGGCTTGTAGACCAGCGGCTTCCCGCTGAACAGGTCATCGGACACCGTGGCCAAGTACTTCGGCGCGAGGTCGGCCAGCTTCGTTGGGTACTTGCCCGTGTCCGCGAGGTGCCCCGCCAGTGCGACCGCGACGAGGAGGTTTCGGTGCGTTTGTTCGGCCCGACCGACGCTCGTCGCGATTTTGTCACAGACCAACACGTGATCGCGGACGACACGGCGAGCCAGCGTCTCGCTCACGGTCGTCCGTAACTTCTTCGGGTCGGTCTCCTTGAGCAGGGCGACCAAGTCGTCGGTCTTCAGCACGTCGAACGGATTGGCGTCATTGGGGCCTTCGGGCAGGAACGGCTTGGCCACCTCCGCCAGGGCCTTCATCCGGGCGGCGTGGGTGGGCAACCGGCACGCGGCGACCGCCTTGTCGAGCGCCCCGTTCCCCGTTCGCTGGATCAGTCCCCAATCGATCTGGCTCATCGACGCTTCCGTCCGCTCCTCGGTCGGCCGCTCCTCATCGTCCTTGAGGAACGGCACCGCGCGGACTCCCTTCCGCCGGTACTCGCGGAGCGAGTCGAGGAAGCCGAATCGTTCGTACCCGTCGTACACCTCGGCCAATGGCATGGGCGGCGGAAGGGCAAGGAGATCGTCGCGGAATTGCCGCGCCTGCTTCGCCGATGGCTTCGATGACTCCAGAAGCGCGAGCGCCTTTCCCTCGGCGATAGCGCCGAACGCGATGCCGACGAGTGACCCGATAAGCGTGCCGGACCGAGAGGTCAGCCGGCCGAGGCGGTAAATGCTCAGGATGTCCTGCCACGCCGCGTCGTATTTCTTCTCGCCGCACCGGAGCATCACGCGGGCGCTCAGGAGTTGTACGATCTGCCGCGACGCGGACGGCGGGTCCATCATGGCGGCCACCAGCAGCGAACCGCGCGCGCCGGTCTCGGTTCGCGCCACGAGCGGGCAGAAGTAGTGCTTCCGCTTCGCCGCCTCGGTCGCCTTCGCGAGCGGCTTCTCATTTTTCGCCAGCCATTCGGCGAACTTCGGGTCATCCTCGGCCGTCCAGGGCTCGGACATCCGCCGGCCTTCCCGCTCGAAGAAGCCGTCCTCGCGGCGTTCCTCACCGAAGAACTCGGCGGCACCGATGAGATACTCCCCATTCTCCGGCAGTGGTTCGGTGCCCAGCCACTTGAAGAAATCGGGGTGCAGCCTCTTCCCGTCCAGTTTCGGTCCGATGGCTTCGATCAGCAGAGAGACGGCATTCTCGCCCGGTTCGATCTTGCCGCGGAGGCGCTCGTTCAGTGCGGTCTCGTAATCGACGAACCCCTCGGCGTCGAGCGGGCCGGTGAGGTACGTCGTGTCCTTGCCGAGCTCGAACTTCGGCGTCGGAGCGGGCACCGGTGCGGCGATGGCTCCAACAGTTAACGCGGATGCCACCAGGAAGCAGAGCCCGCGCATCGGACGCCCCTCGTATGGGAAACAGTTCAGCTTCCGTTCCACGTCACGAGCACCGTCGGGCGGCTCCACAGTCCCAAATCGAGCCGTTACCAGGAGCCTGACGCGGCCGCACATGCCCGGAACGCTAGATCCGCTCAGTACATCGGCGACGAATGGGCGGACGACAACGAGTCATTAGTATAGGACCGTCGACACCCGCCACTCGGTTTGGGCTGCCGACGAGGCTTCACTCGACTGTCACATAACCCACCGGACGGGTACGATCAAACGGGGTGTAGAAGGGCTACTGGTGGGTGTAGAAGGGCTACTGGTGAAGGAGGGGCGCGGAATGCCGGTCGTGTATTTGCTGTGCCGAGAGGCGACGAGGTATTACGAGGTGATGACCAGGAACGCACGGTGACGCTGATCGGGAACTGGCTCCAGAAATCGCGCGAGGGGAAGGCGTTCACGGTGCGCGGCACACTGCGAGTCGTTCACCACGAGGCGTATGCGGTGAACGGGGTACACGTCCCGCCCTGGGACGACATCCGGTTCGAGGAGCGCTAGCATTCCTCGAATCGGCTCTGTGCCCTGATCACGAACGCGTCGGAGGTACATTCGAGGTCGACGCAAGAGAACCCTTACGGAGCCCCTTCGCTGACTGGAGCAAACGAACACGGGCCACTTCCCGTTTGAGCAGGGGAACGAATATGGTATCCTGCGAGAAGTTTCACCAATAAATACCGGTCCCCAGCCGGTAGGCCAATTCTAAGTTCGGCCACGCGCGGAGGCATGCGATAACGGAAATCGAGCTGTTACGGGAGCACCTGACTGAGCTGCGGAGGCGTGACCCCGGCTACAAGGTGTTCGGGGCCAAGGCGCATCGCTACTACAGCGCTTCGGTTGGACGGGGGGAGTTGGACCGCGTCGAATCTGCTCTCGGTGTCTCGCTCCCGGCCGAGTATCGAGATCTCATGCTGCAACTCGGGTACGGGGCCGGTCCCTACTACGGGCTGTGGAGCCCCGGTAAGTCGCTGAACGAGTTCAGGGGCTGGGCTCAAGAGTACGAGGCCGAAGAGGGACGGCCGGTGCGCCCGACGGATCTCTTCCCGCTCGCCGCGGACGACCTGCGCGACGTGGAAGTCCGCCCCGTCGACCGTGACTGGCCGTGTGACGGCTGCATACCGATTTGTCACCAGGGCTGCACGTTCTGGTCGGTATTGGTACTAACGGGCGCGTTCGCCGGGCGCGTGTGGGACGTTGCGTGTTTCGCCGGGTTCTCGGGGGAGTGGGTGCCGGCGTGCCGTCCGCCGGGGTGGTGGGATCCCGGCACGCCGCACCCCGGCCAGTTGCCCCCATTGCCCCGCCCGCCGACGTTGGTCGAATGGTTCGCGGGTTGGACCGAGCGGTGTCTTACGAACCTCCCTGAGACGGCCGAACCCCACTCTGCACGGGACCGCTGCACGTAGCTTGTTTCGCGAACGTGTCGCGGGGGTGCGGCTGGTGAGTCACGGTTCGGTGACGGAGGACTCTGATGAGCGACAGCCGTAATGCTGGAGAGGGAGGCTTCGGGAACCTGCCCAAGTGGCCGGCCGCGGCCAAGGAGTTGCCCGAGTCACGCCCAGTCGAGCCGCCGCGCTCCCGGCTGAAGTGGTCGCTGGGCCTTGGGGCCGTGGGCGGCCTGCTCGGACTGTTCCGATCCGGGGGCAGTGACCCGGCCTACCTCGCCGGCTCGGTCACGGGTGGATTCATGGTGTTCGCCCTCATCGGTCTGATCGTGGAGCACGCGCTGTACGATCGTGAACGGCGGCGGCGATGGGAGGATCGCTAACTACGACCTTGAGGCGGCCGCGCCGAACCCGGCGCGGCACATGACTGCGGGGCGGGACCGATTTTCTGAATCTTTACCGTATCCCGCCGTTTCTGTAGCAGGTGAGATTGGTGTTCGGCGGCGTGACGAGTTCATGGCTCGGAACGGTAGCAACCCCAACCAGGGCATGGTGGTGTTCCGCGGACCGGGCGGGCAGTGGCGGGGCACGTCCGTGGAACTGGTCGGCGACCGAGTGATGTGCCAGTCGTCGCGCGGCAAGTGAGCGCCAGACACTATATCTGCACAGCCCGCATGTCGGCTTTTGGGGTTCGCAGCTCATCGTGTGAGCCGAGCGGGTGCGTTTGGCCGTTCGACGATGGAGGGTGGCCGATGCGGCTGGGCATAATGATTATCGTCGGTCTCGTGGCCGGCTGCTCACGTACCGCTCCCGACGCACCCCAGACGGAGTCGTCGGGAACATCGGTTATTACGAGCCCTCAGCCCAAACTCGCACCGCCGACCGGCCTGTACTCCGACGAAGAGATCCGGAAACTCGCTCCATTCGACCTCGACAAGGAAGCTGGTGCTTTTGGCTTACCGTTCGACGTTCACGTCCTCGACGTGGTTCCGGAAGGTGAGAGCTACCCACGCGAGAGGGTGTTCAAGACGCTGGGAATCGACGCCACGCGCGTTCGCGATTTCAGGAAGAGCGGTATCAATTTCGTCGTCTTCCTCACTTGGCAGGTGTCACCGTCCTACGACATCTCCTGCATGACCGCGACCAACGACCCGGAGAACAACGAGTTGGAGATGACCGATCCCAAGAGGTTGGTGTACGGGATCAGACTGGTCAAGCGGCCGGAGTAGGACCGTCGGGGGCGAGTGGCGACTCGGCAAGTGTCAGCCATCCGAAGCACGTTGGCACCGGGCGCCGGATCGGTCGCGCTGGGAGCGGTTCCAGGGAGCGACCGATGACCGAAGAAGAATGGCTCGAAAGCATCGATCCGATGCACCTGTGGGTGTCGCTGGACCGCAACGCGAGCAACCGAAAGCGGCGATTATTCGGCTGCGCTTGTTGTCGTCGGATCTGGCCACTGATTCCTGACGCACGCTGTCGCTCGGCTGTCATCACCGCCGAGCAGTTCGCTGACGGCGATGTTAGTCGTGCGGAACTCGCCCGAGCGAAAGCACAAGCGAAGGCCGCTTCGGTGGAACATTCGGGCGCGAAAGCACACGCGCGGGCGACCTCTGCGGAACAATGGGGGCGGGTTTTAACAAAGCACTGGGCTGCCGGAGCATGTTGTTCCGTGGCGCTCGCCAAAGCGAGTGATGTGGTAATGGCCGGGCGCAGCGCGGCGGTGGCGCAACAGACACACGCGGTCCTCCAGTTGGGGCGCCCGTTCGGATCCCCGGAATCGGCTGCAATGACGGACCAGCTCGCGGAACAAGAACAGCGCGCACAGGCCGACCTCCTTCGCGACATCTTCGGTAACCCGTTTCGCCCGGTTCCGTTCTCCCTTGGTGCTCGGACACCGCAGTGGCAATAGCCGCGCAGATGTACGCGTTGCGAGATTTCTCCGGAATCCCGATTCTGGCCGACGCATTGGAGGAATCCGGATGCGATAACGCCGATGTGCTCGATCACTGCTGCGGTCCCGGGCCGCACGTGCGTGGGTGCTGGGTCGTCGACTTGGTGTTGGGGAAGGAGTAGTGACGCCGCAGTACGTGCAATGAGCGAGCGGATAGCCCGATCGGATAACCAACTCTGAAGCACAACACCAGAGAGCAACCGAGTGATGCCACCAAAGGAATTACGAACGCCTTTTCCCACTGGTCGTTGGCTCTGGGCTGCCACCGTTGGCGCGCTGGTCTTCTTGGTCAGTTGGGGTATCGGAATCGGGGGAACGCTCCTCATCATCCGAGCCGTCCCGGCGGATGTGCCAAATCCCACGGAGCCGCGCGAGGGGTTGGGCGACGCGATGACGGCGATGTTCCTTTTCTGCCTCGGCGTTGTCCTGTCGTTCTTCCCGGCCGCGGTTGTTGGGTATGCGGCCGCGGTTTTGGTTGTGCATCGCCGGGTGACTCGTGGTCAGTCCTAGTACATCTCGCGGCTCCGACCGCTGCCCGACGGCCGGGCACAAGGGGGCCTCCGCCCAGCCGATCTTTCACTTAGCTGCGCGCCTACCGCACGGGCCTAAACCATCCGGGATCGCCCACACCCTTCCCGGAGGTCCGAACGTGTCCCAGCAAATCACACCCGAACCGATCGACCCCGCCGCACTCGCATTGCTCGCCGACGGCTCAATGACTGTGCGTCAGGCCGCGGAGTGGAGTGGGATCAGCAGGAGTGAACTGTTCGCGCTGATGCACGGCGGCCACGTCGAGTGGTTCCGTCGCGGTAAGAACAATCTGATTCCCCGCCGCTCCCTCAACGAGTACCTGGCCCGGCTGTACGCGGCTCACAGGGTGGCGCCAATCCGAAAACCGTCGCCGCGACGGGCCGCAGGTGCGGGCACCCGCACCGTCGCCAGGGACTGAGCCACCATCGACTGCTTTTTGGTGATGCCCTGCTCGGCCAGAGTGGGAGCTATTGGTTCTGGCGGTTCCACTCGGGAACCGCCAGAAGACTCGCGACCCCTTAGCTGCCCCTGAGCCCCCGTGTTCTTCTGCACCCGCTTAAGCATCTCTCCCATCAGCATGAGTGCTTCCACCGCGATGGCCCGCGCGTGCAGCTCTCGGACCGGGGCGTATCCTGGCCCACGTCGCCCGCACCTCTAGGAGCTCTACACGATGTCTACTCCTTCCGCGACCACTTCGGGCCTACGCGACTGGCGACTCGGTGCGATCCGCGGTGTGCGAAAGGCAGCAAAGTTCAGTGGCCTTTCCCGTCACGAGATCGTCGCACTGACAGATGCCAACATCATCGCGTGGTTCCCCCACAAAGAACGCGGGGACCGAATGATCTCGAAGCGGTCGCTGATCGAGTACCTCGCGCGATTGTGTGCCGCACACGAGGCTGCAAATAAGGAGTGACCGCCAGGAGCCCGGAAACGGCCCTGGCGCTTTACCGGTGAGGTGAACGGGCCAGCGTATCCACAGGCGAGCTGGCGGTTGAGGTAAAAGTATCTCAACCGCCAGCTCACTTCTTCCCCTTCGGTTTCTTCGCGACCGTCGGCTCCGCGGGCACTGGTTCAGCCGCGGCCGGTGCGCTGAAAGCGGTGCAGTCCACACCGAGCGCCTTCGCGAGTTTCAACACCACTGGCCACGCGGGTTCTTGCTCCTCCCTTTCGAGTCGTGCAATTGTGTTCACATGCACGGCTGCTGCATCGGCGATTTCCTTCTGAGTTAGGCCTTTCTCCTCGCGGATTTCCCGCAAGCGCCTTCCGAAGCCAGTCGGGTCGTTCTCGCCTCTACCGGGCATACCGGCTCCTCAACTCTCGGAAAAACTATACGAGAGAGGTTGACAAGCAGCCAACATCTCTCGTATAGTTTCGGTGTCAACCTCTCTCGTATAGTCTACCCGCCAATGTGACGCGGTCAACCTGAGAAGGCCCAACCGATGCCCACGTTCACCGAGCTCCTGCCCGCAACCAAGTCCGAAAAGCACGGTGCCTTGAAGTGGGAGCCGGCTATCGACAACGCGACCAGCCACTTCGCCGGCGTTCTCACGATCACGGGGAAGCGCGACCACTGCCGGTACCGGGTCGAGGAATACCCCGCCGACGAACCGGGGCGCGCCTTTCTGCTCTTCAAGCTCGATGCCGGCACCGACTGCACGGAGGAGCGCTACGGCTGCTTCCTCGCGAAGGGCGGGGCGAACCTGTGCGAGTGCCGAGGGTTCGTCGCCACTCGTGGTTGCAAACACATCGTGGGCCTCACGGAGCTGGTACGAGCCGGCCAGGTGTGAAGTGCGGGCGCCTGCGCCTGCCCCGGACGGTCGATCGATTGTGACGCGATTATCACAACCGATCCGGTGTTCGACTCGCCGGCGGGGCGCTTGAAGCAGTTGAGGGAACTGCTTCATTCTCTGGAGGTTTCGGTCATGTTGACTCTAAACCGTGAGCGGCTCGCGCGCTCGCCATCGCGGGTCGATTCGTGCGGCCAGTTGAACGTGTGCCCGGAATGTGACGGGCAGTTGTTCTTAGATATGTCCGCGCGCAGGGGTATCGAGTTGCTGTGTACTGGGTGCTTCGCTTACGAGATCACACCCGTTGCGCCGCCCGCACTCACCGTTCCGGATGTCCCTTCGGCCTTGGTGTTCTTCCGACGGGCCGAGCGGGACGTGTACCGCGCCGTTCGCGCGCTCGGGTACTGCGAGAACCCGGCCAAGATCATGCCGGCCGACATCATCGAGTGGCTTACCGCCTGGTACGCACAGCTCGAACCGAACCCGCTCAAGAGGAAGGACGCACTGCGGGTCACCGTCAGCCACGCTCTCACGAGGCTTCGCGACGCCGGATTCGTGCAACGGACGGAGAAGGGGTGGGTGCTGTGCGAGGCCGCCAGCTCGAAAGGCGGTGCCCTGTGACCCGGAGCAACAAGACCAAGCGGCAGTCCCACGATCGGGCGGCCAAAGCTGAGAACGAGCTGCGCCGGCACGTGGCCGAATGGGTCGGCGCGATCCGCACCCTGATCATGCAACTCCACTACGAAGTATCTCGCGTGCATGATGCGGCCAAGGATGGGACGATGTTGGCGCGGCTCATCGATACCACCGCACTCAACAACGTGTACATCGAGCTCTACGACGCGGACTGCGCCTCGGGTAATCTCACCGTCGAGGGCTACGAATTTTCCGTCCCCGATCTACTCGCAGCACGTGACCGCATCTGCGCTCAACTCCCCGCGCTAGCAATCGCCGGCACGAAAGGCGGTGCCCTGTGAGCCGCAAAACCCAGGTCCATTGCCCGGAGTGCGACAACCCCGCACACGATACCGGGTTCGACGTGAAGCCCCGGCTCTACGGGTGCAATCAGTGCGGGCACACGTTCACCCACAAGCCGCCGAAGAAGAAACGCACACCGCAAGAACAAGCCGTGGTCCGCGCGCAGCGGAACGTGAAACGGGTTCAGCGCGAGGTTGCCTTCGCCGTGAAGGTCAAGAACCGCAAGTTCGCCCAGGACGAGTGCAGTCGCGCCCTCGCGGCATGGATCATGGCGATCCGCGCCCGGTTCGATGAGATCTTCGAGAGCGTTCAGGCGGTTTACTTCGCGGCGCGCAAAGAGGACTGTTTGCTCCACGGGCTCATCTGCGAAACGCGCCTGGAGCGGATCTACAGCGCGCTCGGTGACGTTGAAGGCGACATCCCGCTTCTCACCGTGGACTGCGAGATCCGCGATCCCGTGGAATTCGCCGGGCAAGTCAAAGAGAGCGGTAGTGTCTCAGTTTGAAAAGTAAAACTAAAGACGCCCGTCATGTAGCGGGCGTCTTTAGTAAACGAATTGGTTGCGGATCTAAGGCTCTGCCCGCCGCCTACGGCAATTCCGATGACCCTTTGGCTGAAAGTGTGACGCCTTTGTCTGCAATCTCGTAAATACCCTGAGTGATGCGGTTC
This region of Gemmata massiliana genomic DNA includes:
- a CDS encoding helix-turn-helix domain-containing protein, encoding MPGRGENDPTGFGRRLREIREEKGLTQKEIADAAAVHVNTIARLEREEQEPAWPVVLKLAKALGVDCTAFSAPAAAEPVPAEPTVAKKPKGKK
- a CDS encoding MerR family transcriptional regulator, with translation MSQQITPEPIDPAALALLADGSMTVRQAAEWSGISRSELFALMHGGHVEWFRRGKNNLIPRRSLNEYLARLYAAHRVAPIRKPSPRRAAGAGTRTVARD
- a CDS encoding SMI1/KNR4 family protein; amino-acid sequence: MDRVESALGVSLPAEYRDLMLQLGYGAGPYYGLWSPGKSLNEFRGWAQEYEAEEGRPVRPTDLFPLAADDLRDVEVRPVDRDWPCDGCIPICHQGCTFWSVLVLTGAFAGRVWDVACFAGFSGEWVPACRPPGWWDPGTPHPGQLPPLPRPPTLVEWFAGWTERCLTNLPETAEPHSARDRCT